From Primulina tabacum isolate GXHZ01 chromosome 2, ASM2559414v2, whole genome shotgun sequence, one genomic window encodes:
- the LOC142534975 gene encoding transcription termination factor MTEF18, mitochondrial-like, translating to MLVRRTGRRVFSEMISLSDNRFLSPDLTEKNHSFLHIPLSHKLARIHQFHALKPTLKGLEFPINKAVVRSRKYVSVERTPRFAVTDAQAALFDYLHCTRGYGFLDAEHISKNSPQFLQELITRVERDQDVSRALLKFFRYHPINEFEPFFESLGLRQTEYTPLLPRGLIFLSDDQVLLDNYHALCNYGIPRINIGRMCKEADEILRFEHGVLDMKLRTFEQLGLCRSTVIKLVSCSPVLLLGNDNNAFIGTIEKLKALGFEEDWIGGYLSSKNKYNWNRFLDTMCFLSEVGYGDAQLGVLLSENTYLLVEGSGKQVYVFVGALLKLGLNMNEVYALFLKNPQMLSRKRAKNFWKVLHFLFEIGMEPENISLILSKHMKLLGSQSLKGPKTVLRIFDGDKYTLCQTLREDPSTFFNYALKSKIPSAEQVSARNPNNYFEKKDFLLRIGYAENSDEMVKALKRFRGRGDQLQERFDCLVQAGLDFNAVSSMVKQAPTLLNQTKDVLEKKINCLKNYLGYPVDSIVTFPSYLCYDMERIIMRFSMYAWLREKGAAKPTLSVGTLLASSEARFVKYFVIVHPEGPCMWENLKKSLASS from the coding sequence ATGTTAGTTCGAAGAACTGGCAGAAGGGTTTTTTCAGAAATGATTTCCCTCTCTGATAATCGCTTCCTGTCCCCTGATTTAACTGAAAAAAATCATTCTTTTTTGCACATCCCATTATCTCATAAGTTAGCAAGAATCCATCAATTCCATGCTTTGAAACCTACCTTAAAAGGTCTCGAGTTTCCTATTAACAAAGCCGTAGTGCGGTCTCGAAAATATGTTTCTGTTGAACGAACTCCAAGGTTTGCTGTTACTGATGCTCAGGCTGCACTTTTTGATTACTTGCATTGCACCCGGGGATACGGCTTCCTGGATGCTGAGCACATTAGCAAGAATTCTCCTCAGTTCCTTCAAGAACTTATCACCCGTGTTGAAAGGGATCAAGATGTCTCAAGAGCATTGTTAAAATTTTTCAGGTACCACCCCATTAACGAGTTTGAGCCTTTCTTTGAGAGTCTGGGCTTGAGACAGACAGAATATACACCCCTTCTTCCTCGGGGCTTGATATTTCTGAGTGATGATCAAGTCCTGCTTGATAACTATCATGCACTTTGTAATTACGGGATCCCTCGGATTAACATAGGAAGGATGTGCAAGGAAGCAGATGAGATCTTGAGGTTTGAACATGGCGTGTTAGATATGAAATTGCGAACTTTCGAGCAATTGGGGTTGTGTAGATCAACTGTCATAAAGCTTGTTAGTTGTAGTCCTGTGCTTTTGCTGGGCAATGATAACAATGCATTTATTGGAACTATTGAGAAATTAAAAGCGCTGGGCTTTGAGGAAGACTGGATTGGAGGGTATTTATCAAGCAAGAATAAATACAATTGGAATCGATTTCTTGACACAATGTGTTTTCTTAGTGAAGTAGGTTATGGTGATGCCCAATTGGGAGTCCTTTTAAGTGAAAATACTTACCTACTAGTTGAAGGATCTGGGAAACAAGTCTACGTATTCGTTGGTGCACTGCTTAAATTAGGCCTTAACATGAACGAGGTTTATGCTTTATTCCTGAAGAATCCTCAGATGCTGTCTAGAAAGCGTGCCAAGAATTTCTGGAAGGTATTGCATTTCCTTTTTGAGATTGGGATGGAACCAGAAAACATTTCCCTGATTTTATCCAAGCACATGAAACTATTGGGTTCACAGTCTCTGAAAGGACCAAAGACCGTATTGAGGATTTTCGATGGTGATAAGTATACTTTATGTCAAACTTTAAGGGAGGacccttcaacatttttcaattATGCTCTCAAGTCAAAGATCCCCAGTGCTGAGCAAGTGAGTGCCAGAAATCCAAACAACTATTTTGAGAAGAAAGACTTTTTACTCAGAATTGGTTATGCAGAAAATTCCGATGAGATGGTGAAAGCTCTTAAACGGTTCCGAGGCAGGGGAGACCAGTTGCAGGAGAGATTTGATTGCTTGGTGCAAGCTGGTTTGGACTTCAACGCCGTATCATCAATGGTGAAACAGGCCCCGACACTTCTAAACCAGACCAAAGATGTTCTAGAGAAAAAGATCAACTGTTTGAAAAACTACTTGGGGTACCCAGTGGATTCTATTGTGACTTTTCCGTCATACCTGTGCTATGATATGGAGAGAATTATTATGAGATTTTCTATGTATGCATGGCTTAGGGAAAAAGGTGCTGCAAAGCCCACTTTATCTGTGGGAACACTTCTTGCTAGTTCAGAGGCAcgatttgtaaaatattttgtgaTTGTACATCCAGAAGGTCCTTGTATGTgggaaaatttgaaaaaatcttTGGCCTCTAGCTGA
- the LOC142534961 gene encoding ras-related protein RABF2b-like isoform X2: MASSGNNNINAKLVLLGDVGAGKFSLVLRFVKGQFIEFQESTIGAAFFLQTVAVNDAIVKFEIWDTAGQERYHILAPMYYRGAAAAIIVYDITDQTSFDRAKKWVQELQAQGNPNMIMALARNKSDMLDARKVAAEQARTYAKENNLFSMETSAKTANNVNDLFYEIANSIPLLQPAPNPTGMVLVDRPADRATSASCCS; this comes from the exons ATGGCATCCAGCGGGAACAATAACATCAATGCTAAGTTG GTTCTTCTTGGAGATGTAGGAGCTGGAAAATTTAGTTTAGTATTGCGATTTGTAAAAGGGCAATTCATTGAATTTCAG GAATCAACTATTGGTGCTGCATTTTTTTTACAAACAGTTGCTGTAAATGATGCCAttgtaaaatttgaaatatgggATACCGCTGGTCAGGAGAGATACCACATCTTAGCTCCAATGTATTATAGAGGAGCTGCAGCTGCCATAATTGTCTATGACATCACTGATCAA ACATCCTTTGATCGAGCCAAAAAATGGGTTCAAGAGCTTCAAGCACAAG GGAACCCTAATATGATTATGGCACTTGCCAGGAATAAATCAGATATGTTGGATGCAAGAAAGGTGGCAGCAGAg CAAGCACGAACTTACGCAAAAGAGAACAACCTTTTTTCCATGGAAACCTCTGCCAAGACTGCAAATAATGTCAATGACCTGTTTTATGAAATAG CTAACAGC ATACCTCTTTTGCAGCCGGCCCCAAACCCAACAGGCATGGTTCTGGTGGATCGACCTGCAGACAGGGCTACTAGTGCTTCTTGTTGCTCATGA
- the LOC142534939 gene encoding uncharacterized protein LOC142534939, whose protein sequence is MGVSPRKVLAFKSYQNKAEGLVKNYLLADPLVPYTAVLAGILVFKLVYDLTQLISSFYFRTYNGLTKIQRTEWNNRGVSTLHAILISTASLYFVFWSDLFSDDLSTGLIILRNSTLSTVTLGVSVGYFISDLGMICWLYPSLGGVEYIVHHSLSGIAVAYSMFTGEGQLYTFMVLISEVTTPEINMRWYLDIAGLKKSNAYLINGIVIFFAWLVARILLFVFMFYHVYLHHDQVMQMHIIGFLLVHGVPSTLAIMNLMWFGKIINGLKKTIAKKM, encoded by the exons ATGGGAGTATCTCCGAGGAAAGTTTTGGCATTTAAATCTTATCAAAATAAAGCTGAGGGGCTGGTAAAAAATTACTTACTTGCTGATCCTCTTGTTCCATACACTGCTGTTCTTGCTGGCATTTTGGTGTTCAAATTG GTATATGATCTGACTCAGCTCATCAGCTCTTTTTACTTCAGGACCTATAATGGCCTCACAAAGATTCAACGAACAGAGTGGAACAATCG TGGTGTTTCCACTCTTCATGCCATTTTAATATCAACTGCGTCCTTGTATTTTGTGTTCTGGTCCGATCTCTTCTCTGATGACCTGTCTACGGGTCTTATCATACTCCGGAATTCAACTCTCTCAACTGTTACTCTTGGG GTATCTGTTGGGTACTTTATTTCAGACCTTGGAATGATTTGTTGGCTGTATCCTTCTTTGGGTGGAGTGGAGTAC ATAGTCCATCACTCTCTTTCAGGGATTGCCGTAGCATATTCCATGTTTACTGGAGAGGGGCAGCTTTACACGTTCATGGTGCTGATATCTGAGGTGACAACCCCAGAGATCAACATGAGATG GTATCTAGATATTGCTGGGTTGAAGAAATCCAACGCATATCTGATCAATGGCATTGTGATATTTTTTGCTTGGTTG GTGGCGAGAattcttttgtttgtttttatgtttTACCATGTTTACCTCCACCATGATCAG GTTATGCAGATGCACATAATTGGTTTTCTTTTGGTACACGGGGTACCCTCTACACTTGCAATCATGAACTTGATGTGGTTCGGGAAGATTATCAATGGGTTGAAAAAGACCATAGCAAAGAAAATGTGA
- the LOC142534961 gene encoding ras-related protein Rab5A-like isoform X1, translating into MGYRWSGEIPHLSSNTSFDRAKKWVQELQAQGNPNMIMALARNKSDMLDARKVAAEQARTYAKENNLFSMETSAKTANNVNDLFYEIAKRYLFCSRPQTQQAWFWWIDLQTGLLVLLVAHETECIQVKICHQLISFFLWFAHEFNFCCAYGISCLPCSKIY; encoded by the exons atgggATACCGCTGGTCAGGAGAGATACCACATCTTAGCTCCAAT ACATCCTTTGATCGAGCCAAAAAATGGGTTCAAGAGCTTCAAGCACAAG GGAACCCTAATATGATTATGGCACTTGCCAGGAATAAATCAGATATGTTGGATGCAAGAAAGGTGGCAGCAGAg CAAGCACGAACTTACGCAAAAGAGAACAACCTTTTTTCCATGGAAACCTCTGCCAAGACTGCAAATAATGTCAATGACCTGTTTTATGAAATAG CAAAAAGATACCTCTTTTGCAGCCGGCCCCAAACCCAACAGGCATGGTTCTGGTGGATCGACCTGCAGACAGGGCTACTAGTGCTTCTTGTTGCTCATGAAACGGAATGTATTCAAGTCAAAATATGTCATCAacttatttcatttttcttgtggTTTGCGCATGAATTCAACTTTTGTTGTGCATATGGCATTTCTTGTTTACCGTGTTCCAAGATTTATTGA
- the LOC142538010 gene encoding uncharacterized protein LOC142538010, whose amino-acid sequence MDLTISGKEGRDILGRDYRKGNWTIQETMVLIEAKKMDDERRMKRSGAGGGADQRAKQAELRWKWVEDYCWKNGCFRSQNQCNDKWDNLMRDFKKVREYERKVEAAGMGEVEDKSYWKMEKNERRENNLPSNMLNQIYEALVDVVDKKDQTVLVGASGGTASSSANVPYAGFAKSSAVDLGQPSMPLPVQQQAPTTMLLQLSPPADPPNFPFSQPLPTVDSEDTSEYSDSPAKRRKKGDGGSGREGTSGAAALGEIGTAISKGASIMAKTIQHRDEAEGRRHREALSLHERRLQIEESKAEIKRQGMSNLVEAINKLADSIHALAANNKKNQESFK is encoded by the exons ATGGATCTCACGATTTCTGGTAAAGAGGGTAGGGATATTTTGGGGAGGGATTATAGGAAAGGGAACTGGACGATTCAAGAAACCATGGTTCTGATAGAAGCGAAGAAGATGGACGATGAAAGGAGGATGAAGAGAAGCGGTGCTGGTGGTGGTGCTGATCAGAGGGCCAAACAGGCGGAGCTCAGATGGAAATGGGTGGAAGATTATTGCTGGAAAAATGGGTGTTTTCGAAGCCAGAACCAGTGTAATGACAAGTGGGATAATTTGATGAGAGATTTCAAGAAAGTAAGGGAGTACGAGAGAAAAGTAGAAGCTGCGGGGATGGGAGAAGTAGAAGATAAATCTTACTGGAAAATGGAGAAGAATGAGAGGAGAGAGAACAATTTGCCTTCCAATATGTTAAATCAGATATATGAAGCATTGGTGGACGTGGTGGACAAGAAAGATCAAACGGTACTGGTGGGCGCAAGTGGTGGCACTGCAAGTTCGAGTGCCAATGTGCCTTATGCTGGTTTCGCAAAATCGTCCGCTGTGGATTTGGGTCAGCCTTCAATGCCTTTGCCGGTTCAACAACAAGCTCCGACGACAATGCTGTTGCAGCTTTCTCCGCCGGCTGACCCACCGAATTTTCCGTTCTCTCAGCCGTTGCCCACAGTAG ATTCCGAAGATACGAGTGAGTATTCAGACTCACCGGCGAAAAGAAGGAAGAAAGGAGACGGAGGAAGCGGGAGAGAAGGCACCAGCGGCGCCGCCGCATTGGGAGAAATAGGGACTGCCATCTCGAAGGGTGCTTCAATAATGGCGAAGACGATACAGCACCGCGACGAAGCAGAAGGAAGAAGACACAGAGAAGCATTGAGCCTGCATGAGAGGAGACTGCAAATCGAGGAATCGAAGGCTGAAATCAAAAGACAAGGCATGAGTAATCTGGTGGAAGCCATCAACAAGCTCGCCGACTCCATTCATGCTCTGGCTGCgaataataagaaaaatcaaGAAAGCTTCAAATAA